A part of Flavobacteriaceae bacterium GSB9 genomic DNA contains:
- the priA gene encoding primosomal protein N', producing the protein MPNFIDVIIPIPLKKLFTYSVTPAEANFLKPGVRVAVPFGKSKIYTGIVFKIHTDAPTAYEAKDIQQILDEVPVVNPMQLKLWQWIANYYMCTLGDVMRAALPNAFILESETVVTKSKVQTVDESSLKDDEFLVFEALQHQSSLKIHDISNILEKKNVLPVIKRLIEKEIVSVDEEVYEKYKPKLVRYVKLHDDFSTENKLQSLLEDLSRAPKQSQVVLTLFSISAKTKKPVKVSDLIEESDGSSAIIKTLIDKGILQEYHIQTDRVEYVGGDTESLKTLNAYQETALSEIKSAFENHHVTLLHGVTSSGKTEIYVKLIEKALNDNKQVLYLLPEIALTAQLINRLQDYFGENVAVFHSKYSSNERVEVWNHVLESSAKAKIILGARSSIFLPFKNLGLIIVDEEHEQSFKQFDPAPRYHARDTAVVLGNMHQAKVLLGSATPSLESYFNAKQNKYGFVELNHRYNNVIMPDIELVDIKDKRKRKQMKGHFSDRLLEEIAETLDSGQQIILFQNRRGFSPIVECNTCGHSPQCPNCDVSLTYHRYRSQLRCHYCGYVMAMLQDCMACGSQELDSKGFGTEQIEEEVKVLFPKHKVARMDLDTTRGKYGYEKIITALEQQEIDILVGTQMLTKGLDFRNVKLVGIMNADNMLNFPDFRAHERSFQLMVQVSGRAGRTEERGKVLIQTYNPHHNILQQVSTNNYIDMFNEQMNDRYNFKYPPVYRQIKITLKHKDYDRVEKASIWFGKSLRQIFGDYVLGPESPPIARIRNQFHKNILVKIPKKQSLPKTKEAIIKVNNSFQSIKDFRSVRLVLNVDNF; encoded by the coding sequence ATGCCAAATTTTATAGATGTCATCATTCCCATACCGTTAAAAAAACTGTTTACCTACAGCGTAACGCCGGCAGAAGCTAATTTTTTAAAACCAGGTGTTCGTGTGGCTGTACCCTTCGGAAAGTCGAAAATTTATACAGGGATTGTTTTTAAAATTCATACAGATGCGCCAACAGCTTATGAGGCTAAAGATATCCAGCAAATTTTAGATGAAGTTCCCGTTGTTAACCCAATGCAATTAAAACTTTGGCAGTGGATAGCCAATTATTATATGTGCACGCTGGGCGATGTTATGCGGGCGGCGTTGCCCAATGCTTTTATATTGGAAAGTGAAACGGTGGTTACCAAAAGCAAAGTGCAAACGGTAGATGAATCTAGTTTAAAAGACGATGAGTTTTTAGTGTTCGAAGCCTTGCAGCATCAATCGTCGTTGAAAATTCATGATATTTCCAATATTCTTGAAAAAAAGAATGTGTTACCGGTAATAAAGCGCCTTATTGAAAAGGAGATTGTTTCGGTTGACGAGGAGGTTTATGAAAAGTATAAACCCAAGTTGGTGAGGTACGTAAAATTGCACGATGATTTTTCAACAGAAAATAAGCTTCAAAGCCTGCTGGAAGACTTGAGTCGAGCGCCTAAGCAAAGTCAGGTGGTACTCACTTTATTTTCTATTTCCGCCAAAACAAAAAAACCTGTAAAAGTATCAGATTTAATTGAGGAAAGCGATGGTTCGTCTGCCATTATCAAAACATTAATCGATAAAGGTATTCTTCAAGAATATCATATTCAAACCGATAGGGTTGAGTATGTGGGCGGTGATACTGAAAGTTTAAAAACACTCAATGCGTATCAAGAAACGGCGCTAAGCGAAATAAAATCTGCTTTTGAAAACCATCACGTAACTTTATTGCACGGTGTAACCTCTTCCGGTAAGACCGAAATTTATGTTAAACTGATTGAGAAAGCCCTTAATGATAACAAGCAAGTTTTATATCTACTTCCAGAAATAGCCTTAACGGCCCAATTAATTAATAGACTTCAAGACTATTTTGGAGAGAATGTAGCGGTGTTTCATTCTAAATATTCATCCAATGAAAGGGTTGAGGTTTGGAACCATGTTTTAGAAAGTTCCGCGAAAGCGAAAATAATATTGGGTGCCCGTTCGTCGATATTTTTACCGTTTAAAAACCTAGGGCTAATTATCGTCGATGAAGAGCACGAGCAATCGTTTAAACAATTTGATCCTGCTCCACGCTATCATGCGCGCGACACGGCTGTTGTTTTGGGGAATATGCATCAGGCAAAAGTGCTTTTGGGTTCGGCGACCCCAAGTTTAGAAAGCTATTTTAATGCGAAACAAAACAAGTACGGTTTTGTAGAACTAAACCACCGGTACAACAACGTTATTATGCCCGATATTGAATTGGTGGATATTAAGGATAAACGCAAACGAAAGCAGATGAAAGGTCATTTTAGTGACCGGTTGTTGGAAGAAATTGCCGAAACTTTAGATTCAGGTCAACAGATTATATTGTTTCAAAACAGGCGTGGGTTTTCGCCTATTGTAGAGTGCAATACTTGTGGGCATTCGCCGCAATGTCCTAATTGCGATGTTAGTTTAACCTACCACCGGTATCGTAGCCAGTTGCGTTGCCATTATTGTGGCTACGTGATGGCCATGTTGCAAGACTGTATGGCTTGCGGTAGTCAAGAGTTGGATAGCAAAGGGTTTGGTACCGAGCAAATAGAAGAAGAGGTGAAAGTGTTGTTTCCAAAGCACAAAGTGGCCCGAATGGATTTAGATACTACCCGTGGAAAATATGGCTACGAAAAAATTATAACCGCTTTAGAGCAGCAGGAAATCGATATTTTGGTAGGGACACAAATGCTTACCAAAGGTTTGGATTTTAGGAATGTAAAACTGGTAGGCATTATGAATGCTGATAACATGCTGAACTTTCCCGATTTTAGAGCTCACGAGCGTAGCTTTCAGCTTATGGTTCAAGTATCGGGTAGGGCGGGGCGCACCGAAGAACGAGGCAAGGTATTGATACAGACCTATAATCCGCACCATAATATTTTGCAACAAGTTTCAACCAATAATTATATTGATATGTTTAATGAACAGATGAACGATCGTTATAATTTTAAATATCCACCAGTTTACAGGCAGATTAAAATTACCCTAAAACATAAAGATTACGATAGGGTTGAAAAGGCTTCGATTTGGTTTGGTAAGTCTTTACGGCAAATTTTTGGCGATTATGTTTTGGGACCAGAGTCGCCGCCAATTGCAAGAATTAGAAATCAATTCCATAAAAATATATTGGTAAAAATACCTAAGAAGCAGTCTTTACCAAAAACTAAAGAAGCTATTATTAAAGTAAATAATAGCTTCCAGAGTATAAAAGATTTTCGGTCGGTTAGGTTAGTTCTAAATGTCGATAACTTTTAA
- the rlmH gene encoding 23S rRNA (pseudouridine(1915)-N(3))-methyltransferase RlmH: MTIRLIAIGKTDSKQLNVLINEYIKRLGHYIKFELDVIPDIKNAKNLSEAQQKQKEGELILRKLKPTYKLILLDENGKQFDSLAFSSYLQKQMNAGLKQLVFVIGGPYGFSEDVYKKANGKISLSKMTFSHQMIRLFFIEQLYRGFTILKNEPYHHR; the protein is encoded by the coding sequence ATGACCATTAGACTCATTGCTATAGGCAAAACAGACAGCAAGCAACTTAATGTATTGATTAACGAATACATAAAACGATTAGGACACTACATTAAATTTGAATTGGATGTTATTCCAGACATAAAAAATGCCAAAAATCTGAGTGAGGCGCAACAAAAACAAAAAGAGGGCGAACTTATTCTAAGAAAATTAAAACCGACCTACAAACTTATACTATTGGATGAAAACGGGAAACAGTTTGATTCTCTGGCATTTTCATCGTATTTACAAAAACAAATGAACGCTGGCCTAAAACAACTGGTTTTTGTTATTGGAGGACCTTATGGGTTTTCGGAAGATGTCTATAAAAAAGCTAATGGGAAAATATCATTGTCTAAAATGACATTTTCCCATCAAATGATTCGTTTGTTTTTTATTGAACAGTTGTACAGAGGGTTCACCATTTTAAAGAACGAACCCTACCACCACCGTTAA
- the nadC gene encoding carboxylating nicotinate-nucleotide diphosphorylase, with product MITQEQFDSEVKGIIENAIREDVGDGDHSSLACIPENARGRAKLLVKDKGIIGGVNFAKKVFAYVDKNLKLDVRIEDGTEVTFGDVVMYVEGPSQSILKAERTVLNAMQRMSAIATKTRMFVDLVEGTKTKILDTRKTTPGIRVLEKWAVKIGGGENHRFALYDMIMLKDNHIDFAGGITKAIEMTKQYLEETGRNLLIMVEARNLIEVEEILQNDGVYRILLDNFDYEDTRKAVKIIGDKCLTESSGNINEETIRHYAECGVNYISCGALTHSVYNMDMSLKAVK from the coding sequence ATGATTACACAAGAACAGTTTGATAGCGAAGTTAAAGGGATAATAGAAAACGCCATAAGAGAAGATGTAGGTGATGGCGACCACAGTTCCTTAGCATGTATTCCAGAAAATGCTCGAGGCAGGGCTAAGCTTCTGGTAAAAGATAAAGGCATTATTGGAGGTGTTAATTTTGCCAAAAAAGTTTTTGCTTACGTCGATAAAAATTTAAAATTGGATGTACGTATAGAGGATGGCACCGAGGTAACTTTTGGAGATGTGGTGATGTATGTTGAAGGACCTTCCCAATCTATTTTAAAAGCAGAGCGCACCGTTTTAAACGCTATGCAACGCATGAGTGCCATTGCTACAAAAACTAGAATGTTTGTTGATTTGGTTGAAGGTACAAAAACCAAAATTCTAGATACCAGAAAAACAACACCTGGCATTCGAGTGCTCGAAAAATGGGCCGTTAAAATTGGAGGTGGCGAAAATCACAGATTTGCATTGTACGATATGATTATGCTAAAAGACAATCATATTGATTTTGCCGGCGGAATAACCAAAGCCATTGAAATGACCAAGCAATATTTGGAAGAAACCGGTAGAAACCTGCTCATAATGGTTGAAGCACGTAACCTCATAGAGGTTGAAGAAATTCTTCAGAACGATGGTGTTTATAGAATTTTATTAGATAATTTTGACTACGAAGATACCAGAAAGGCCGTAAAAATAATTGGTGATAAATGTTTGACTGAGTCTTCGGGAAATATTAACGAAGAAACCATTCGTCATTATGCCGAGTGCGGCGTGAACTATATATCTTGTGGGGCCTTGACACATTCGGTTTATAATATGGATATGAGCTTAAAAGCTGTAAAATAA
- a CDS encoding non-canonical purine NTP diphosphatase yields MELVFATNNINKIKEVQALTPSNIKLLSLKDIGCLEDIPETQNTIEGNAVQKAEYIKTHYGYDCFADDTGLEVEALNGAPGVYSARYAGEQKNAEANMQKLLSELQKASSRTAQFKTVIALYLNNELLCFTGICLGEITVTQHGKKGFGYDPIFKPEGHEQTFAEMDLSLKNKIGHRGKAVAQLVDFLNAL; encoded by the coding sequence ATGGAACTTGTATTCGCTACAAATAACATCAACAAAATAAAAGAAGTTCAAGCTTTAACCCCTTCCAACATTAAACTTTTGAGTTTAAAAGACATAGGATGCCTTGAAGACATACCCGAAACCCAAAACACCATAGAAGGCAACGCCGTACAAAAGGCCGAATACATTAAGACACATTATGGCTACGACTGTTTTGCCGATGATACCGGACTAGAAGTCGAAGCGCTTAACGGTGCTCCAGGTGTGTACTCTGCCCGATATGCTGGCGAACAAAAAAACGCAGAAGCCAATATGCAAAAACTGCTTTCTGAATTGCAAAAAGCCTCAAGCAGAACTGCACAGTTTAAAACCGTTATTGCACTTTATTTAAATAATGAGCTACTTTGTTTTACCGGTATCTGCCTCGGGGAAATAACAGTAACCCAACATGGCAAAAAAGGATTTGGCTACGACCCCATTTTTAAACCTGAGGGGCACGAGCAAACTTTTGCCGAAATGGATTTAAGTTTAAAAAATAAAATTGGCCACCGTGGTAAAGCTGTAGCCCAACTGGTTGATTTTTTAAACGCCTTATAG
- the raiA gene encoding ribosome-associated translation inhibitor RaiA has protein sequence MTVNIQYVGVDVSETLSAFTEEKLEKLFNRYEFLIGATVYFKKDEKHHDKGKICNIELSLPGPRLYATSEEHNYEVAVRETISDLERQLKKRKQVYKTY, from the coding sequence ATGACAGTAAACATTCAATATGTAGGTGTAGATGTAAGTGAAACGCTCTCGGCTTTTACAGAAGAAAAGTTAGAAAAATTATTTAACAGATACGAGTTTTTAATTGGAGCCACAGTATATTTCAAAAAGGATGAGAAACACCATGATAAAGGTAAAATATGTAATATAGAATTGAGTTTGCCCGGCCCAAGGCTATATGCGACTTCAGAAGAACATAATTATGAGGTGGCCGTTAGGGAGACCATTAGCGATTTAGAGCGCCAGTTAAAAAAACGGAAACAAGTTTACAAGACATATTAA
- a CDS encoding YihY/virulence factor BrkB family protein, producing the protein MTKPLEDRLDKIPVVNVLVRFFKQLKLPGLEGLSFYDLLELYITGVVRGALTTRASAIAFSFFTAIFPFLLFVLIVIPYVPIDDFKVEFLRFLESFLPPTTSDFFFKNIFENIDQSQRGGLLSSVFVLSILLMANGVNAVFSGFENSYHEQLTRNVFRQYLFALGIALILAFLLIVTIAVLGYIQIYVVQGVLGVLESRGYHVDSNGVFWTNVVQYLFFVLMVYLATATLYYFGTREGRESRFFSVGAIFTTFLIMLTSFLFGLYIENFSQYNKLYGSIGALLILLFYLWINANILLLGYELNVSLNKLKKRH; encoded by the coding sequence ATGACAAAACCTTTAGAGGATAGACTGGATAAAATACCTGTAGTTAATGTATTGGTGCGGTTTTTTAAACAGTTGAAGTTGCCCGGTCTCGAAGGCTTGTCTTTTTACGATTTGTTGGAACTATACATAACAGGTGTTGTTCGAGGCGCTTTAACAACAAGGGCGAGTGCTATTGCCTTTAGCTTTTTTACGGCAATTTTTCCCTTTTTGCTTTTTGTGCTTATCGTTATTCCGTATGTGCCAATCGATGATTTTAAAGTAGAGTTTTTAAGGTTTTTAGAATCTTTTTTACCACCAACAACATCCGATTTTTTCTTTAAAAATATCTTTGAAAATATAGACCAATCGCAACGTGGGGGGCTGTTGTCTTCTGTATTTGTTTTATCAATTCTTTTAATGGCCAATGGCGTAAACGCTGTGTTTTCGGGGTTTGAAAACTCGTATCATGAGCAGCTTACACGCAATGTGTTCCGCCAATATTTATTCGCTCTTGGTATCGCCCTTATTTTAGCTTTTTTACTCATTGTTACCATTGCAGTCTTGGGGTACATTCAAATTTATGTCGTTCAGGGTGTGTTGGGTGTGCTGGAAAGCAGGGGTTACCACGTTGATTCGAACGGTGTGTTTTGGACCAACGTAGTGCAATACCTCTTTTTCGTGCTCATGGTGTATCTGGCAACAGCAACCTTGTATTATTTTGGAACACGCGAAGGTAGAGAATCAAGATTCTTTTCAGTGGGGGCTATTTTTACCACCTTTTTAATAATGCTCACATCATTTTTGTTTGGCCTTTATATCGAAAATTTTAGCCAATACAATAAGCTTTATGGTTCTATTGGAGCCCTGCTTATTTTGCTATTTTACCTATGGATAAATGCCAATATCTTACTTTTGGGTTACGAGCTAAATGTGTCTTTAAACAAATTAAAGAAAAGACATTAG